From Strigops habroptila isolate Jane chromosome 10, bStrHab1.2.pri, whole genome shotgun sequence, one genomic window encodes:
- the LOC115613737 gene encoding carbohydrate sulfotransferase 9-like, whose protein sequence is MRFLPRLVFSAALGIAAFLSWRLLLQSPAMGERGDLAPRVEEGFTLTLDTFLHVQQLRKKRLKAFCSQPGKVTTLPRSPEDRACLLSSLRVSTKLDLLYCQVPSTGTEEWQQLLEKLEKENVTLPVPLPYPWYHTREGQLSKFNLTEIEAMLGSYTKVLFVRDPFHRLISTFMQGTGSSPSFSSFVQDVLDSGPRNASMAWKPLVSICQPCLVQYDYVVMFGFLRQELAYLLQRAGLPVDNLLPEFTDSQVQWTYSWLSEQMFSELSLQQKKQLSRFYRWDLAAFPFSSSFLSDLRSTPETW, encoded by the exons ATGCGTTTCCTTCCCCGCCTCGTCTtctctgctgccctgggcaTCGCCGCCTTCCtcagctggaggctgctgctccagagcccTGCCATGGGCGAAAGAG GTGACCTGGCCCCCAGGGTGGAGGAGGGCTTCACTTTGACCCTGGACACCTTCCTTCATGTCCAGCAGCTCAGGAAGAAGAGACTAAAAGCTTTCTGCAGCCAACCGGGTAAAGTGACCACACTGCCAAGGAGCCCGGAGGACAGAGCCTGCCTGCTCTCAAGCTTGAGGGTCAGCACCAAGCTGGACCTCCTCTACTGCCAAGTGCCATCGACAGGGACGGAGGAATGGCAGCAGCTTctggaaaagctggagaaggaaaatgtgacGCTCCCAGTGCCGCTTCCCTACCCTTGGTATCACACTCGGGAGGGACAGCTGAGCAAGTTCAACCTGACAGAGATAGAGGCCATGTTAGGGTCCTACACCAAAGTGTTGTTTGTCAGGGACCCTTTCCACAGGCTGATCTCCACGTTCATGCAAGGCACGGGCAGCAGcccttccttcagcagctttgttCAGGACGTTCTAGACAGTGGACCACGCAATGCCAGCATGGCTTGGAAACCACTTGTTAGCATCTGCCAGCCCTGCCTTGTCCAGTACGACTACGTGGTGATGTTTGGCTTCctcaggcaggagctggcttATCTGCTGCAGAGGGCTGGGCTGCCTGTGGACAACCTCCTCCCCGAGTTCACCGACAGCCAAGTGCAGTGGACCTACAGCTGGTTATCAGAGCAGATGTTCAGCGAgctgtccctccaacagaaGAAGCAACTGTCTCGTTTCTACCGCTGGGACCTTGCTGCTTTCCCGTTCTCCAGCAGCTTTCTGTCAGACCTCCGCAGCACCCCAGAGACCTGGTAG